The nucleotide window TCCGTATATTTGTTTGTCTAAAACTGTTGTCTGGATTGATTTGAATTCTGCAACACCTTTTTATCCATTGTTACAGGAGAATTGCAACTTTAAATGACTGTTTTTGCATTGTTACTGTATTTATATgtgaaattagaataaaaaaacctataaatttctaaaaacatgTAACTTTGTGTATTTAGGTATACGTAATTTACTAAGTATGGGCACCCAATGGTTTTTCCCCCTCTCTTAAAGCAATGAGAAAACAagtaattaatttgtagcatcaATTTAATTAaaggtgtttttttattttcaattaattttaagttcatattttttcttaatcCAAACAATCCTTCCATGATccgaaaatttctaaaataaattttaacaggattttaaaaatcttttccagCACCACTAAGAACATTGGCTACTTAAAAATTGTTATAATTTCACAGAAGCACCTTTTTTAGTGAgtataaataaattacttttataaaACTCATTATGGTAAAATTGAAGCATGTACTATTTTTTGTGCTGAAATGTGTATGTTAATGTGGTGTatcatttcaataataatttgtaaattgaaaaattttatgttctCATAATTTAATTCTAAACTCTGATTTTCAGTAAAATGTTCCAATAATATAGCTTTTTTGTTGACTACAGATTGTTgaagttctaaatttttgttttgtgatgttaaattcaaatgatgtttcattatttttctctctgaaactgtgtaatgtttttttttttttaaaaggtaatgaaaaTATCTTTAGATAATTCTGTTTACTCTGCGCATAGATatcatgaaaataattattgCGTTTTTTACTAAGCAttgtttgttgatttaaatcaagtgacttaaaaaaatggattttgaatcaattgatttgaatcaagtgatttttttaacaaaatcattgattaaaatcagttgattttacattctaaattaattttgcattttttgaatgtGTTGCtcttatacaatcttaacttctaCAGACaaaactacagtcgactcccgctacaacgcgattcgacttacgcaaaatggctataacgcgaatttttcacgagtaacgaattttagagctaacacaaaattttcgcccacaacatgaatttttttgtaaggaagtatcagctttgttattggctgctaaatattgatttcgtgattGTTATTTtgtccctttgagcatcactgacagccaaagttatcacgccaaactagtctagtgcatcaaataaccataatggcaccttagtgtcatcttcatctaaagtttgaaaatgtgaagaaaaagaaagtttctaataaaaaaaaattaataaggctgagattctcgatatgcttgaacaattacaaaacgtcgaaggtagcgcagcaataagtatgagtgaatcttccatatgtacaattaaaagtcaaaacaaaaagatgtccgtaaaagtttagatcttagtttcaatattgaaactttcagagcagtctagcaaagtaaaaattacgaaaatggaagctacgcaagcttttgcattgtgtattaataaaaagatcaggtaaaggagatgtagccacaaattgaaacgtttaaaataaaaggtgaagcgtatttaaaaatgtattagataagcaTAACtatctgatcttggagcataaatcatcactagtatcctcattttttaactcgtaaatgtTGCTACtgtactgtacagtactattttgtgcatcattttaattttgctgcatgcagtgcgtacagtgttgttttattttatatcttttattcccattggtcattcattttgtgcatcttaagtatttcatgttgaataacagttttttattttttaaatacagtaaaagttcaattctttatggaagaaactaatggttaaggaatgctttagagcagtttgaggggtgtttataagtgcttaaaagtatttggtatgctttaaaaaaattgtatgcatataattttccacaacgcgaaatttcaacttacgcaaggagtcttggaacgcatccctcgcgtaagtcaggactcgactgtacatagatccctctttttgtgtgtgtaacagattttcttTCTTGGAGTATTGCTTTTGCTCCAAAACTACAgttcagaacaaaacaaaaatttgcaatttttcttatATAACATGactaattaaatttagaaaagtaattgttcCAACATATTGTTTCACACTAAAAATATACATGGTGACAGAAagcttatctttaagcaaagcataaaacaaaaccACATCTTATCCAAACATTATAATGTATTcattaatcttaaaaatttattgaatatttagagaacttaTCCCAATTTTAGGAGTAAACTGAATGGATTCATTTAGTGGATGAAATACCGCAAAACCCCTCTAAACTGGACAATAACGgggcaaataatttttgtctAACAGAGGAGTGCATACAGAACAGGGACTTtacaattttgtttgtttattttacattatttcttttttaccctCAGCTTAAATATCTATGTTGTAATGTCtccataacttttaaattttctagtttaaaaaaataatcaatgctATTTCATCAGGTTATGTTACATCAAAATGCGTTTCTAAACCTTAATAGATGAAGATGCTCTAACGACTGGAAACTTTCAGATTCGTCATTGGTACAAAACTTTTCACTCTGACATATCATCACTtctgagcaacagtaagatatcttagtgttatttctaggattagatatcttactgctgctctgaggcgacgatatcctTTTTTGAATTCAACacgataaaagcatttttttcactAGAATTTTCTTtgagcaaaatgaaagaaatttttttttccgaacaaaacATGCCAAAGGAGTaccaaaaattggaaaaatagcATTGTACTTTTGTACAGTTTAGGGTTACAAGGATTTACCCGTTATGTGTAAAGAAGGGAGTTAGTGGATAAAAGACACCAGACCATTCAAATATTGCTTGTTGCCcttagttaaatgtttttttttatccattacaTCTTTTTGTGTTGATAAAATGGTCCTTTGTATTTCCGAAACATCTGTAGCTATTTTTACAAATTATGTGCCACATTAATGTTGTTATCCTTTCCATCTGTATGAATGCAGAATTGTAAAATCAGGGAAATGTTTGTAGCTTGGCCAGGGAATATCAGTGAATTTATCAGGGAACTTCATTTCCTGGATTTTGTTACCACCATGTTAAAATTTATCTGCGAAATATTCTTGCCTGttacttcaattttaaagtttgaacTTTGAGAAAACTAAGGATGAACTTTACTCTCTCACAAGCACTTTTATCAACTTGTCAATCCTGCTTAGTACACTCAAATCTCATGAACGGGAGATATCAGTTAACATTCAACAATCATCTGGTCCCGTGGAGAATGATAGTTTCAAACAAGATTTGACTGTATTGTGGAGAAATGTGTCTAATACTTTTGTTCTTATTTCtggtatgtgattttttttttacttttcaggaaATGGAGCTATTAATGTCTGCATTCATCACTGCCATGCCTGCAAATTGATGACACTTCGCAAAGTCATCCTCTTCTTCGTAGCCATGGACTGTCCCGTATGCTCTTGACCTCGGACTGCATAGCATGACGTGCCAAATTGAAACCATGGATCCTCCGAGAATATTTACCATTGAATGGGATATGATGGACAAGAGCCGTTTCTTCTCGCTCTCGATGGTAAACTCCTTCGCCCTCCGTGGTCTGTTGTATCCCTTCACGGTCATCAAGACACGCTTGCAGATCCAGAGGCAGAATGCCCTCTACACCGGAACCTTCGACGCCTTCTTGAAGATCCTGAAATACGAAGGAGCCTGTGGACTCTATCGAGGCTTCTGGATCAATTCCATCCAGATGGTCTCGGGCATCGGCTACATCATAACCTACGAGAAAGTCCGGCACATGCTGACCCTCTATGCGGACATTCGGGACGGAAGGTTGAAGGGTCTCATTGGTGGAGGCTGTGGCTCCCTGGTGGGACAGACTATCATCACGCCTTTCGATGTGGTGTCCCAGCACATGATGGTCCTCGGGCAGCTCAGGGATAAGAGTGTCGCAAATCCCACGGCCATGAAT belongs to Uloborus diversus isolate 005 unplaced genomic scaffold, Udiv.v.3.1 scaffold_13, whole genome shotgun sequence and includes:
- the LOC129232667 gene encoding solute carrier family 25 member 44-like, with the translated sequence MTCQIETMDPPRIFTIEWDMMDKSRFFSLSMVNSFALRGLLYPFTVIKTRLQIQRQNALYTGTFDAFLKILKYEGACGLYRGFWINSIQMVSGIGYIITYEKVRHMLTLYADIRDGRLKGLIGGGCGSLVGQTIITPFDVVSQHMMVLGQLRDKSVANPTAMNPLNIQLGSSRRGLAMAIVREVYKKDGLKGFYRGYYASLCTYVPSSALWWMFYPVYSDALASVLPLWTSHMFIHCIGGQMSGITVAVITNPLDVIRARIQVHRMNSFSSALNKIWFEEGILFLSKGLSARIIQTFFSSFFVVLGYETLKRWSVYDQYKDQIRW